The following proteins are co-located in the Agromyces laixinhei genome:
- a CDS encoding alpha/beta fold hydrolase: MSAASAIATGVRAASRVSPELGAALALPLFMRVGRPTAVAPTDLATHRSARRGTVRIPGIRGTGVDVVTYEWGAGARSVLLAHGWQSRASVFSPLVRELRSEGFRVLAFDAPANGDSPGRGTYLLDHLDIIAELTRREGPWHGVVGHSFGSLAALMAVHDGTPATRVVGIAGAGDPAVFIEGFGAMLGLDARTREALAARFAGRVFAGRPDPFARYSAVRHPLPEDVPLLLVHDRGDRRVPFTESERLLEVNRGHARLVATDGLGHNRVLRADVTLDAVMAFLSAGGASDALLDETVASAVSPGAATRPASRRR; this comes from the coding sequence GTGTCCGCAGCATCCGCCATCGCCACCGGAGTCCGTGCCGCATCGCGCGTCTCCCCCGAACTCGGCGCCGCCCTCGCCCTCCCGCTCTTCATGCGGGTCGGCCGCCCCACTGCGGTCGCCCCGACCGACCTGGCGACGCATCGATCGGCGCGTCGCGGCACCGTGCGCATTCCGGGCATCCGCGGCACGGGCGTCGACGTCGTGACCTACGAGTGGGGCGCGGGCGCGCGCTCAGTGCTGCTCGCGCACGGGTGGCAATCACGCGCGAGCGTGTTCAGCCCGCTCGTGCGTGAGCTCCGCAGCGAGGGGTTCCGTGTGCTCGCCTTCGACGCGCCGGCCAACGGCGACTCCCCCGGTCGCGGCACGTACCTCCTCGACCACCTCGACATCATCGCCGAGCTCACGCGCCGCGAGGGTCCGTGGCACGGGGTCGTCGGGCACTCCTTCGGCTCCCTCGCCGCACTCATGGCCGTGCACGATGGCACCCCGGCGACCCGGGTCGTGGGCATCGCGGGCGCCGGCGACCCGGCCGTCTTCATCGAAGGCTTCGGTGCGATGCTGGGCCTCGACGCGCGCACGCGTGAGGCCCTCGCCGCACGGTTCGCCGGCCGCGTGTTCGCCGGGCGGCCCGACCCGTTCGCGCGCTACTCGGCGGTGCGGCATCCGCTGCCTGAAGACGTGCCGCTGCTGCTCGTGCACGACCGCGGCGACCGGCGGGTGCCGTTCACCGAATCCGAGCGGCTGCTCGAGGTGAATCGGGGTCATGCCCGGCTCGTCGCCACCGACGGCCTCGGCCACAACCGGGTGCTGCGCGCCGATGTCACGCTCGACGCGGTGATGGCGTTCCTGAGCGCCGGCGGCGCCTCTGATGCGTTGCTCGACGAGACCGTCGCGTCGGCCGTTTCGCCGGGTGCAGCTACTCGCCCTGCGAGCCGGCGTCGGTGA